The proteins below come from a single Leptidea sinapis chromosome Z, ilLepSina1.1, whole genome shotgun sequence genomic window:
- the LOC126978712 gene encoding uncharacterized protein LOC126978712, with the protein MTAQYNFLKVVLILCIATTLLAFREDAAQEFIQHVLRVPNPDRVLNTVLGRLERNKQALPGRDKQRHVNDIDYDESDEVLPEYTESVEASREREMRHLGAQKHYPICHLERKIQRLNTNVYEYRPAYYEEVKCTTSLTEDAAATNDICSSLGFSCVQWNKTIHLTRREYTSDCWETMTMVIPAGCECMWPVHRLGDISHHV; encoded by the exons ATGACGGCTCAATATAATTTCCTAAAG GTAGTATTAATACTTTGTATCGCAACCACTTTACTGGCATTCCGTGAGGATGCAGCCCAGGAGTTCATCCAACACGTACTTCGGGTCCCCAATCCTGACAGAGTGCTGAACACCGTGCTTGGTAGACTGGAGAGAAACAAACAAGCATTGCCAGGAAGAGATAAACAGCGCCACGTGAACGACATAGATTATGATGAAAGTGATGAG GTCCTGCCAGAATACACTGAATCAGTAGAGGCTTCTCGTGAACGTGAAATGCGTCATTTGGGCGCACAg AAACATTATCCAATCTGCCACTTGGAGAGAAAGATTCAGCGGCTTAACACCAACGTTTATGAATACAGACCAGCGTATTATGAAGAGGTTAAGTGCACCACTTCTCTTACGGAAGATGCTGCAGCCACAAATGAT ATTTGTTCAAGCCTCGGATTTTCGTGTGTTCAATGGAATAAGACAATACATTTAACCAGGAGAGAGTACACAAG tgACTGTTGGGAAACTATGACAATGGTCATACCGGCTGGTTGTGAGTGTATGTGGCCAGTACACAGACTCGGGGATATTTCACATCATGTATAA